The Panicum hallii strain FIL2 chromosome 9, PHallii_v3.1, whole genome shotgun sequence genome has a window encoding:
- the LOC112876989 gene encoding reticulon-like protein B16, with product MDAGGVAEAAANGGIEGSADPCNSGTASGHRLSVHQIAGGGKAADIILWRRGRVTFGVIFGATMAWLLFEKSGLSFLTICCDIFLILIIVQFLRVKIAGLLNRQLRPLPELVLSEEMVSNAAASFRVKVNNMLMIAHDITLGKDFRLFFQVVLVLWLLSVIGNFCSSITLAYIGTVALVTIPALYNKYQGHVDRYAGMVHRNISRHYKIVDENVISRLPRSFIRDKED from the exons ATGGACGCCGGCGGAGTGGCGGAGGCCGCCGCCAACGGCGGGATCGAGGGCTCCGCCGACCCCTGCAACTCAGGCACCGCCAGCGGGCACAGGCTCTCCGTCCACcagatcgccggcggcgggaaAG CTGCTGATATCATCTTATGGAGGCGAGGGCGTGTTACATTTGGTGTTATATTTGGTGCTACTATGGCATGGTTGTTGTTTGAGAAGTCTGGACTGTCATTCTTGACTATCTGCTGTGATATATTTCTCATCTTAATAATTGTGCAGTTCCTAAGGGTTAAAATAGCTGGATTGCTAAATAG GCAGCTTAGGCCACTACCTGAATTAGTTTTATCAGAGGAGATGGTTAGCAATGCTGCAGCCTCATTCCGTGTCAAAGTCAACAACATGCTAATGATAGCGCATGACATTACTCTTGGCAAGGACTTCCGGCTCTTTTTCCAG GTTGTGCTTGTCCTTTGGCTGTTATCTGTAATTGGCAATTTCTGCTCTTCTATCACTCTTGCTTACATAG GAACTGTTGCTTTGGTCACAATACCTGCATTATATAACAAATACCAGGGGCACGTTGATAGGTATGCGGGAATGGTCCACCGGAACATATCAAGGCATTACAAGATTGTTGACGAAAATGTGATCAGTAGACTACCGAGAAGCTTTATCAGAGATAAAGAAGACTGA
- the LOC112876988 gene encoding uncharacterized protein LOC112876988, with protein sequence MSREATRFFLTRSLLPLALPKSQRQRGRLGSGICAARAFAMAASGFGGGEAFRLSAAPGAGALKLHKGDITLWSVDGATDAIVNAANERMLGGGGVDGAIHRAAGPELVQACRKVPEVKPGVRCPTGEARITPAFKLPVSRVIHTVGPIYDMDKHPEVSLKNAYENSLKLAKENGIQYIAFPAISCGVFRYPPKEASKIAVSTAQQFSEDIKEVHFVLFSDDLYEIWRETAQEMLSQFQK encoded by the exons ATGTCGCGCGAGGCCACTAGATTTTTCCTGACGCGGTCGCTGCTCCCACTTGCCCTCCCGAAGTCGCAGCGGCAGCGGGGGCGGCTGGGGTCTGGCATTTGCGCGGCGAGGGCTTTCGCCATGGCGGCCTCGGGgttcggcggcggcgaggcgttCCGGCTCTCGGCCGCGCCGGGGGCCGGCGCGCTGAAGCTGCACAAGGGCGACATCACCCTCTGGTCCGTCGACGGCGCCACTGACGCCATC GTTAATGCTGCTAATGAGCGAATGCTAGGAGGTGGAGGTGTTGACGGAG CTATACATCGAGCTGCTGGACCAGAATTAGTGCAAGCATGCCGCAAAGTTCCAGAGGTCAAACCAGGAGTTCGTTGCCCAACTGGAGAAGCTAGGATTACTCC AGCTTTCAAGCTTCCTGTGTCCCGAGTGATTCACACTGTTGGGCCCATATATGACATGGACAAGCATCCAGAGGTGTCGTTGAAGAATGCCTATGA AAATAGCTTGAAGCTTGCTAAAGAGAATGGCATTCAGTACATCGCATTCCCTGCTATATCTTGTGGTGTTTTCCG ATATCCACCCAAAGAAGCATCGAAAATAGCTGTTTCTACTGCACAACAATTTTCAGAGGATATCAAAGAG GTgcattttgttctgttttcggATGATCTGTACGAGATTTGGCGTGAGACTGCCCAGGAGATGCTATCACAATTTCAAAAATGA
- the LOC112878333 gene encoding uncharacterized protein LOC112878333 — protein MVAPAPLSSKRSPLTSPCTCTASLTASLSTMAAPSSSPHRWRTYIARCSIVSDAVKVFDKMPKRDVAAWIAVSWYMQNGECGEGLRCLVWWRLSGRHTDDGEAKFTDQEWLGGVRA, from the exons ATGGTTGCCCCGGCGCCGCTGAGCTCGAAGCGCTCCCCGTTGACTTCTCCATGCACATGTACTGCTTCACTTACGGCCTCCTTGTCTACGATGGCCGCTCCGTCGTCGTCGCCTCATCGCTGGCGCACATATATTGCCAGGTGCAGCATTGTCAGCGACGCCGTGAAGGTGTTCGACAAAATGCCCAAGAGGGACGTGGCCGCGTGGATCGCGGTCTCCTGGTACATGCAGAATGGGGAATGCGGGGAGGGATTGCGCTGTCTGGTGTGGTGGAGATTGTCAGGCAGGCACACGGACGATGGCGAGGCCAAATTCACGGACCAAGAGTGGCTTGGAGGCGTGCGAG CTTAA